The proteins below come from a single Salinibacterium sp. NK8237 genomic window:
- a CDS encoding glycerophosphodiester phosphodiesterase family protein — protein sequence MATSHHPAYPKHHLRAWRAALAATIVTAITLALVLNANVIRVHAAGVFTSLKAPGEAAFIAGHRGDVSVAPENTIEALSLALDSAADYVETDVQLTADGVPVLMHDWTVDRTTDGTGPVWQYTYEELSALDAGSWFGEEFAGATVPTLEQFLGVLRWSTKNAILELKGSWTDDQVALVADLIARNGVNNHVIIGSFDIVTLQAVQRVSPELPGMLIVRNIVGDPAELAAASGAVALVTSEKAITQDPDLVHRVHDAGLGILIYTLNDSDTWSDAVALGVDGIVTDRPAELGTWIAQEVVDTDTLPLALPRVAAD from the coding sequence ATGGCGACATCGCACCACCCGGCATACCCGAAACATCACCTTCGAGCATGGAGAGCGGCGCTAGCGGCCACGATAGTCACCGCAATCACCCTCGCACTCGTCTTGAACGCGAATGTGATCCGAGTGCATGCGGCCGGAGTTTTTACGTCGCTCAAAGCGCCAGGGGAGGCCGCGTTCATTGCGGGCCATCGCGGCGACGTGTCAGTGGCACCCGAGAACACCATCGAAGCCTTGAGCCTCGCACTCGACAGTGCGGCTGACTACGTCGAAACGGATGTTCAGCTGACGGCCGATGGCGTTCCCGTGCTCATGCACGACTGGACCGTCGATCGCACGACCGACGGCACCGGCCCGGTGTGGCAATACACCTACGAGGAGCTTTCCGCTCTCGACGCTGGTTCATGGTTCGGCGAGGAATTTGCGGGAGCCACCGTGCCTACTCTTGAGCAGTTCTTGGGCGTGCTCCGTTGGTCGACCAAGAACGCGATTTTGGAACTCAAAGGGTCGTGGACCGACGATCAGGTTGCACTCGTCGCCGACCTGATTGCCCGCAACGGTGTGAACAACCATGTCATCATCGGAAGTTTCGACATCGTGACGCTGCAGGCGGTGCAGCGCGTCAGTCCTGAACTCCCGGGGATGCTCATCGTCCGCAACATTGTGGGCGACCCCGCTGAACTCGCGGCGGCATCAGGCGCAGTCGCGCTCGTGACGAGCGAAAAAGCCATCACCCAAGACCCTGACCTTGTGCACCGCGTTCATGATGCCGGTCTCGGCATATTGATTTATACCCTCAACGATTCAGACACGTGGTCGGATGCCGTAGCCCTCGGCGTCGATGGCATTGTCACCGATCGGCCGGCAGAGCTGGGAACCTGGATTGCACAAGAAGTTGTCGACACAGACACCCTTCCCTTGGCGCTTCCTCGTGTTGCCGCAGATTAA
- a CDS encoding M20/M25/M40 family metallo-hydrolase, translated as MKSALAVEHLQELVRIPTISREDASTTEWHEFDRFAQTLRKLYPLCHSRLERETVLDHSLIFRWRGRASTEPAVLMGHYDVVAATNEGWKRPPFAAELSGKDDEQLMWGRGTLDDKGSVVAILEAVETQLEAGLVPAQDIYLCFGHDEETHGTGAAAIVDLLESRGVRPTLVLDEGGAIVDDVFEQVDSPMAVVGVAEKGTAALRLTVDQSGGHASTPPKFPAAVRLAQAIVRLNSRPFPSQLTPTGADLMRLLGEHAGGVTGYLLRNVSWTKTLLLPILVRKSDELAAMMRTTQAVTILEGGHAVNAMPERVSAVINVRIAVNSSLDETVKHVTRAINDKRVRVTVDSPGEPSPVSATTGLAWELLRSTIEKSFPGTLVTPYVQNGATDSRHFTRISTGVYRFTPFAMAREVRDTLHARNERMLVSSYLDGIAFYRALIASL; from the coding sequence ATGAAGAGTGCTTTGGCTGTCGAACATCTGCAAGAACTCGTTCGAATTCCCACCATTTCTCGGGAGGATGCCTCCACTACTGAATGGCATGAGTTCGACCGTTTCGCCCAGACGTTGCGCAAACTGTATCCACTGTGCCACAGCCGGCTCGAGCGTGAAACGGTGCTGGACCATTCCCTCATTTTCCGCTGGCGCGGCCGTGCATCGACCGAACCCGCTGTGCTCATGGGGCACTACGACGTCGTCGCGGCCACCAACGAGGGCTGGAAGCGTCCTCCCTTTGCTGCTGAGCTCAGCGGCAAAGACGATGAGCAGCTGATGTGGGGTCGTGGCACGCTCGACGACAAGGGTTCTGTTGTCGCCATCCTCGAGGCTGTCGAGACACAACTCGAAGCTGGACTGGTTCCGGCCCAAGACATTTATCTGTGCTTCGGTCACGATGAGGAAACTCACGGCACCGGTGCAGCCGCCATTGTTGATCTTCTCGAAAGTCGCGGCGTGCGGCCCACTCTCGTTCTTGACGAAGGCGGTGCCATTGTCGATGACGTCTTTGAACAGGTGGACTCGCCGATGGCAGTCGTCGGAGTTGCTGAGAAGGGCACCGCAGCTCTTCGCCTGACGGTCGACCAATCCGGCGGTCATGCTTCTACCCCGCCGAAGTTTCCCGCAGCGGTGCGTCTTGCTCAGGCAATTGTTCGTCTCAACTCTCGACCGTTTCCCTCGCAACTGACCCCTACGGGCGCCGACCTGATGCGCTTGCTTGGCGAGCATGCTGGCGGCGTCACCGGCTACTTGCTGCGCAATGTGTCCTGGACGAAAACCCTGCTGCTGCCTATCCTCGTGCGCAAGAGTGACGAGCTCGCTGCCATGATGCGCACGACGCAAGCGGTCACCATTCTCGAGGGCGGTCACGCCGTCAATGCCATGCCTGAACGTGTCAGTGCCGTCATCAATGTGCGTATCGCGGTGAATTCGAGTCTCGACGAGACGGTCAAGCATGTGACGCGCGCGATCAACGACAAGCGCGTTCGGGTAACGGTCGACTCCCCCGGTGAGCCATCGCCAGTGTCGGCCACGACGGGCCTCGCTTGGGAGTTGCTGCGCTCAACAATTGAGAAAAGCTTCCCGGGAACTCTGGTTACTCCCTACGTGCAAAACGGCGCCACTGATAGTCGGCACTTCACCCGCATCAGCACCGGTGTGTACCGCTTCACCCCGTTCGCGATGGCGCGCGAGGTGCGCGACACTTTGCACGCCCGCAATGAACGGATGCTCGTGAGCAGCTACCTCGACGGTATTGCGTTTTATCGAGCCCTCATCGCTTCTCTCTAG
- a CDS encoding DUF2207 domain-containing protein, translating to MTTRGKQHARVHVNVGRGVGFGARLVAALAVALALGAAPLTATAAEHPIVSSNVSDAVTSVVHAGLDDFVFDSYDAEFFLDRDADGRSTLRTVETFVAIFPADQNRGMLRAIPNYYKGVPVEVHDISVTDETGAARPFDVENDDEFTLVTSAAASFVEGPQTYIFSYEQSNVTAFAPDTNADEFYWDTNGTGWNQPFGSVEATIHLGEGLSDALVAEPDCYWGIARSTQQCEIAASDADTYVAAHGLLQRGQNVTVAFGFEPGTFVERDSSYLASPAGYGQSVGFLAALGALVWAIRLRRTQLADAAGRPTIIAEYAPPKGVSVATAALVINKRTRVVAAQILDFAVRGTLRVLERESKGAFRTRTEYRLELVDPTRVEGYELEILRALFGNSLHHGAIRELKTADSKLSRALYTIVQKQNSGLIAAGYRRKVPANRYLPLLVAALAALTSIVLGAVLISGSYGSAFPFVVIVFAMGVAFACVFLLFRSPLTPEGAELRDHLAGLELYIRLAEADRLRMLQSPAGALREHNEDTGAADVLKVYEKLLPYAVIFGLEKEWLTELGKYYDDESPEWYSGSGAFNAAVFASSISTVSSSIASSYSGSASSSSSGGSGGGGSSGGGGGGGGGGGV from the coding sequence ATGACAACCAGAGGCAAGCAACACGCTCGAGTGCACGTGAACGTGGGGCGTGGCGTGGGTTTCGGCGCGCGGCTTGTGGCGGCGCTAGCGGTGGCGCTGGCGCTGGGCGCAGCACCTCTCACCGCGACGGCTGCCGAGCATCCGATCGTCAGCAGTAATGTCAGCGACGCGGTCACCAGCGTGGTTCACGCGGGTCTCGATGACTTTGTCTTCGATAGTTACGATGCAGAGTTCTTTCTTGATCGGGATGCTGACGGCCGGTCGACGCTACGCACGGTAGAAACGTTCGTCGCTATTTTTCCGGCCGATCAAAACCGTGGCATGCTCCGGGCAATCCCCAATTACTACAAGGGAGTTCCCGTCGAGGTGCACGATATTTCCGTGACGGATGAGACGGGCGCCGCACGACCGTTCGACGTAGAGAATGATGACGAGTTCACGCTTGTCACCAGCGCCGCAGCCTCGTTCGTTGAGGGGCCGCAGACGTACATTTTTAGCTACGAGCAGTCGAACGTTACAGCATTCGCCCCCGACACTAACGCCGACGAATTCTATTGGGACACCAACGGCACCGGGTGGAATCAGCCCTTCGGCTCGGTTGAGGCCACGATTCATTTAGGCGAGGGGCTCAGCGACGCTCTGGTGGCTGAGCCCGATTGTTATTGGGGCATCGCGCGATCCACGCAACAGTGTGAAATCGCTGCCTCCGATGCCGATACGTACGTCGCCGCGCATGGATTGCTGCAGCGCGGCCAGAATGTCACGGTCGCGTTTGGCTTTGAGCCTGGCACGTTCGTCGAGCGTGACAGTTCCTATTTGGCCTCCCCGGCGGGATACGGGCAGTCGGTCGGCTTTCTCGCTGCGCTGGGTGCCCTCGTCTGGGCGATCCGTCTGCGACGTACACAACTTGCGGATGCTGCTGGGCGTCCGACGATCATTGCTGAGTATGCGCCGCCGAAGGGAGTTTCGGTCGCTACCGCCGCTCTCGTGATCAATAAGCGCACGCGAGTGGTCGCCGCTCAGATTCTGGACTTTGCTGTGCGCGGTACCTTGCGTGTGCTTGAGCGGGAGTCGAAGGGGGCTTTCCGCACACGAACCGAGTACCGGCTTGAACTCGTTGATCCCACGAGGGTCGAGGGCTACGAGCTAGAAATCCTGCGGGCACTTTTCGGCAATTCCCTGCACCACGGAGCGATTCGGGAACTGAAAACAGCGGACTCCAAGCTCAGCCGTGCGCTCTACACAATTGTGCAGAAACAGAATTCTGGGCTGATCGCTGCGGGGTATCGACGAAAGGTGCCGGCCAATCGTTACCTTCCGCTTCTGGTGGCGGCGCTCGCGGCCCTGACCTCTATCGTTCTGGGTGCAGTGCTGATCTCGGGCTCGTACGGGTCAGCTTTCCCGTTCGTCGTCATCGTGTTCGCGATGGGGGTTGCCTTCGCGTGCGTGTTCTTGCTGTTTCGCTCGCCGCTCACCCCGGAGGGGGCGGAGTTACGGGATCATCTCGCGGGGCTTGAGCTCTATATCCGATTGGCTGAGGCTGATCGATTGCGCATGTTGCAGAGTCCGGCGGGCGCCCTTCGGGAACACAACGAGGACACCGGCGCTGCCGATGTTCTGAAAGTGTACGAAAAGCTTCTTCCCTACGCGGTCATTTTCGGTCTCGAGAAAGAATGGCTGACCGAGTTGGGCAAGTACTACGACGACGAATCTCCCGAGTGGTATTCAGGCTCGGGAGCGTTCAACGCGGCAGTCTTCGCATCGAGCATTTCGACAGTGTCATCGTCGATCGCTAGCTCCTACTCCGGAAGCGCGTCAAGCAGCTCCAGCGGCGGTTCCGGCGGAGGCGGTTCGTCTGGTGGCGGCGGTGGCGGCGGTGGAGGCGGCGGGGTCTAG
- a CDS encoding DUF6804 family protein, whose amino-acid sequence MSATYPNRPRRVALPAAILAVLVLLVGAGVIGTEIFTIVRYVVSILALICVVLVWQVRQWWWAIGLIPIAIVWNPIVPIEIADVQLFQGLHYTAALVFIAVGVGARVTDPTSRG is encoded by the coding sequence GTGAGTGCAACGTATCCGAATCGTCCCCGCCGCGTAGCGTTGCCCGCCGCAATCCTCGCCGTACTCGTGCTGCTGGTTGGTGCAGGCGTGATCGGAACCGAGATCTTCACGATCGTGCGCTACGTGGTGAGCATCCTCGCGCTCATCTGCGTTGTCCTTGTCTGGCAGGTTCGCCAGTGGTGGTGGGCCATCGGGCTCATTCCGATTGCCATCGTCTGGAATCCGATCGTTCCGATTGAGATTGCAGACGTCCAACTTTTCCAAGGTTTGCACTACACCGCAGCCCTCGTGTTCATCGCCGTCGGCGTTGGGGCTCGGGTCACAGACCCCACAAGTCGAGGTTAA
- a CDS encoding DEAD/DEAH box helicase, giving the protein MTTSSKSDSSQRNKRPKNSGQRQAGGAQRRRARPGDDTGVIPVLARAAREVETAVQKGPLKPANRARFQVAALLLREERARVKTDATLTDSERANEQKRLDGLAGILAKTAARDTSLLSMLGESAPITPAAKALRRDLLLDAGVELSPDELIISEEPKPVDKQVEKQVVPASVRQMQMANPFLAPDFSAIAPQKEHSNRLANWELIDPLFRAFEHGSGGGAASMELPEAASLRTRGNLELMRHQARFVEVVKQGHRTFLLADEPGLGKTAQALMAAEASNSYPLLVVVPNVVKTNWEREVELWTPGRSATVVHGDGDTVDAFSDVVIVNYEVLDRHVGWLGRFGFKGMVVDEAHFIKNLKSERSKHVLSLSQSIRATYPKALLMALTGTPLINSIEDFRAIWQFLGWIDGTKPLAPLMSKLEDSDLTPADPGFFSEARRAVIDMGIVRRKKVDVAADIPARRIADIPVELDDDLGRSIRAAEQALTARLVDRFTRVRKLKPDVAIEDLIRVVAHAELEESKSATTGENVFTMVRRIGQAKATLAADYTAQLARSVGKVVFFAKHIDVMDTAEAHFAKVGLKAVSIRGDQSAKARQNAIDSFANDPDVAIVVASLTAAGVGLNLQAASNVVLAELSWTNAEQTQAIDRVHRIGQELPVTAWRIIAAHTIDARIAELIDSKAGLAARALDGSDEAVVAEANIQLQALSALLRDAIKE; this is encoded by the coding sequence TTGACCACCTCGTCAAAGTCCGATTCCTCACAGCGCAATAAGCGACCCAAAAATTCGGGTCAGCGCCAAGCGGGAGGCGCCCAGCGCCGTCGTGCTCGTCCCGGTGATGACACCGGTGTGATCCCTGTATTGGCCCGCGCCGCGCGCGAGGTCGAAACGGCTGTGCAGAAGGGACCCCTCAAGCCAGCCAACCGTGCCCGCTTCCAAGTTGCGGCTCTTCTGCTGCGCGAAGAACGTGCTCGCGTAAAGACGGATGCGACCCTCACTGACTCTGAGCGTGCGAATGAACAAAAGCGCCTCGATGGCCTCGCCGGCATTCTTGCTAAGACCGCCGCTCGAGACACGAGCCTGCTTTCGATGTTGGGGGAGTCAGCACCCATCACTCCCGCAGCGAAGGCGCTGCGCCGCGACTTGCTCCTCGACGCCGGCGTCGAGCTGAGCCCCGATGAACTGATTATTTCCGAAGAACCTAAGCCCGTTGACAAGCAGGTCGAAAAGCAGGTTGTTCCGGCATCCGTTCGTCAGATGCAGATGGCAAACCCGTTCTTGGCTCCCGATTTCAGCGCGATTGCTCCGCAGAAGGAACACAGCAATCGTCTCGCTAACTGGGAACTCATTGATCCACTCTTTCGTGCGTTTGAGCACGGCTCCGGCGGCGGAGCGGCATCAATGGAGTTGCCAGAGGCCGCATCGCTGCGCACTCGCGGAAATCTTGAACTCATGCGTCACCAGGCGCGATTCGTCGAGGTCGTCAAGCAGGGTCACCGCACCTTCTTGCTCGCCGATGAGCCAGGACTCGGCAAGACAGCGCAGGCGCTGATGGCGGCGGAAGCCTCTAACTCGTACCCGCTGCTAGTCGTAGTGCCGAACGTCGTCAAAACCAACTGGGAACGTGAAGTTGAACTCTGGACTCCGGGTCGCAGCGCGACCGTTGTGCACGGTGATGGCGACACGGTAGACGCGTTCAGCGACGTCGTGATCGTCAACTACGAAGTTCTCGACCGCCACGTCGGCTGGCTCGGCCGTTTCGGATTCAAGGGCATGGTCGTCGACGAAGCCCACTTCATTAAGAACCTCAAATCTGAACGCTCCAAGCACGTTCTCAGCCTGTCGCAAAGCATCCGCGCCACCTACCCGAAAGCGCTTCTCATGGCGCTGACCGGAACCCCCCTGATCAACTCGATCGAAGACTTCCGCGCTATCTGGCAGTTCCTCGGCTGGATCGACGGCACCAAGCCGCTCGCGCCGCTCATGTCGAAGCTCGAAGACTCCGATCTCACGCCAGCCGATCCCGGGTTCTTCTCCGAAGCGCGCCGCGCCGTCATCGATATGGGAATCGTGCGTCGCAAGAAGGTTGACGTCGCTGCCGACATCCCCGCCCGCCGTATCGCCGATATTCCTGTGGAGCTCGATGACGACCTGGGCCGCTCGATTCGGGCAGCAGAGCAAGCCCTCACGGCTCGCCTTGTCGACCGTTTCACTCGAGTGCGCAAGCTCAAGCCCGACGTTGCTATCGAAGACCTCATTCGGGTTGTTGCTCACGCCGAACTCGAAGAGTCGAAGAGTGCAACCACCGGCGAGAACGTCTTCACGATGGTACGGCGCATTGGTCAGGCCAAGGCAACGCTGGCCGCCGACTACACGGCGCAGCTCGCTCGCTCCGTGGGCAAGGTCGTCTTCTTCGCCAAGCACATCGACGTCATGGACACCGCAGAAGCTCACTTCGCCAAGGTCGGCCTCAAGGCTGTCTCCATCCGTGGCGATCAGAGTGCCAAGGCGCGTCAGAACGCTATTGATTCCTTTGCCAATGATCCGGATGTCGCGATCGTGGTTGCGTCGCTCACCGCTGCTGGTGTTGGGCTCAACCTGCAGGCTGCATCCAACGTGGTGCTTGCCGAATTGAGCTGGACCAACGCCGAGCAGACGCAGGCAATCGACCGCGTGCACCGCATCGGCCAAGAGCTTCCGGTCACTGCCTGGCGCATCATCGCCGCGCACACGATTGATGCTCGCATCGCAGAACTCATCGACAGCAAGGCCGGCCTTGCCGCCCGTGCGCTCGACGGATCTGATGAGGCAGTGGTAGCCGAAGCCAACATCCAGTTGCAGGCTCTTTCGGCGCTCTTGCGTGACGCTATCAAGGAATAG
- a CDS encoding aspartate ammonia-lyase: protein MSNTSVQNTATRIESDSLGSLEVPVDAYWGVHTLRAMQNFPITRRAISVYPDLVRALAHIKQAAARANAELGVLDSRKAHAIDQACQEILDGALHAEFCVGVIQGGAGTSTNMNANEVIANRALEILGHNKGEYSYLHPIDDVNRSQSTNDVYPTAIKLAMVFSVRRLLVEHELLSQSFGAKGREFVNILKIGRTQMQDAVPMTLGQEFTGFSHTLEEDYERLTEVLPFMSEINMGATAIGTGITADSRYAEAVRRHLTEATGIEMKTAFDLIEATSDVGIFMTLSSVLKRSAVKLSKICNDLRLLSSGPQAGFGEINLPAKQAGSSIMPGKVNPVIPEVVNQVAFSVIGADATVTAAAEAGQLQLNAFEPVIAHSILQSVMWMTNACRTLRENCIDGITANEERLAAQVETSVGVVTALTPYIGYAAAANLAHTALTTNASIAQLVVSSGLMKEEDVKRVLTPERLSGTSPMTAAISLPWLEEEK, encoded by the coding sequence TTGAGCAACACCTCTGTGCAAAACACCGCCACCCGTATCGAATCCGATTCACTCGGCTCGCTTGAGGTCCCCGTTGATGCATATTGGGGAGTGCACACGTTACGCGCGATGCAAAACTTTCCGATCACGCGTCGCGCTATCTCCGTTTACCCCGATCTTGTCCGCGCGCTCGCTCATATCAAGCAGGCAGCAGCACGCGCCAACGCTGAGCTGGGCGTTCTCGATTCGCGCAAGGCGCACGCAATCGATCAGGCCTGCCAAGAGATTCTTGATGGGGCTCTGCACGCAGAGTTCTGCGTCGGAGTAATTCAGGGCGGTGCTGGCACATCGACCAACATGAACGCGAACGAAGTGATCGCGAACCGTGCTCTGGAAATCCTGGGACACAATAAGGGCGAGTACTCGTACCTGCATCCGATTGATGACGTCAACCGCAGCCAGAGCACGAACGACGTGTACCCCACGGCGATCAAACTCGCGATGGTGTTCTCGGTGCGGCGGCTGCTCGTGGAGCACGAATTGCTCTCGCAGTCGTTCGGTGCCAAGGGACGCGAGTTCGTCAACATCCTCAAAATCGGCCGCACGCAAATGCAAGACGCCGTGCCGATGACCCTAGGGCAAGAATTCACAGGGTTCTCGCACACCCTCGAAGAAGACTACGAGCGCCTCACCGAGGTCTTGCCGTTCATGAGCGAGATCAACATGGGCGCAACCGCGATCGGCACCGGTATCACCGCCGACTCTCGCTACGCCGAGGCTGTGCGCCGCCACCTCACCGAGGCCACAGGCATTGAGATGAAGACCGCGTTCGACCTCATCGAGGCCACGAGCGACGTCGGAATCTTCATGACCCTCAGCAGTGTGCTCAAGCGATCTGCCGTCAAGCTTTCCAAGATTTGTAACGACCTTCGGTTGCTGTCGAGCGGCCCACAGGCAGGTTTTGGCGAGATCAACTTGCCCGCTAAGCAGGCCGGTTCGTCGATCATGCCCGGCAAGGTCAACCCGGTTATCCCTGAAGTCGTCAACCAGGTTGCCTTCAGCGTTATTGGGGCGGATGCCACGGTCACAGCGGCTGCGGAGGCTGGCCAATTGCAGCTCAACGCCTTCGAACCGGTGATCGCTCACTCGATCTTGCAATCAGTGATGTGGATGACCAACGCGTGCCGCACGCTGAGAGAAAACTGCATCGATGGCATTACCGCCAATGAAGAGCGACTCGCGGCGCAGGTCGAGACGAGCGTAGGCGTCGTGACAGCGCTGACGCCCTACATCGGCTACGCAGCGGCAGCAAATCTCGCGCATACGGCGCTCACGACAAACGCGTCGATTGCGCAGCTTGTTGTGTCGTCGGGGCTCATGAAGGAAGAAGACGTGAAGCGTGTTCTCACGCCCGAGCGTCTCAGTGGAACTTCGCCGATGACGGCAGCGATCTCGCTACCGTGGCTGGAAGAAGAGAAGTAA
- a CDS encoding protoporphyrinogen oxidase yields MNARLFILGFGIAVGYVVGARAGRERYDQMKGKATQVWESPRVSSARTSVEEYARTQAPIVRDKATAVAKATPGFVSEKAKDVAENTREFAEHTRDTAKDLAENAKKSAKELAENAKESAKELADNAKESAKGLADRASSTARGAVGRVTETADDVRENANKELAELRERGEEAIDRAFITAGKARDEALAPLDDEDDEDYDEPAAQK; encoded by the coding sequence ATGAACGCCAGACTCTTCATCCTCGGTTTCGGTATCGCTGTCGGATACGTTGTTGGCGCCCGCGCCGGCCGTGAACGTTACGACCAAATGAAGGGCAAAGCCACCCAGGTGTGGGAGAGCCCTCGAGTGTCGAGCGCGCGCACTTCGGTCGAAGAATATGCCCGCACTCAGGCCCCGATCGTGCGTGACAAAGCAACCGCCGTTGCCAAAGCGACGCCGGGTTTTGTGAGCGAAAAGGCGAAGGATGTCGCCGAGAACACTCGCGAATTTGCTGAGCACACGCGCGACACCGCCAAAGATCTCGCGGAGAACGCAAAGAAGTCAGCCAAGGAGCTCGCGGAGAACGCGAAAGAGTCAGCGAAAGAGCTAGCCGACAACGCGAAGGAATCCGCCAAGGGACTCGCCGATCGTGCATCGAGCACCGCACGCGGTGCCGTCGGTCGCGTCACGGAAACCGCTGACGACGTTCGCGAGAACGCCAATAAGGAACTAGCAGAGCTTCGCGAACGCGGCGAAGAAGCCATCGACCGCGCTTTTATTACCGCGGGTAAAGCACGGGATGAAGCCCTCGCGCCTCTTGATGACGAAGACGATGAGGACTACGACGAACCGGCCGCTCAGAAGTAA
- a CDS encoding AlkA N-terminal domain-containing protein — MSSPTFSFDEQYRALCSRDARFDGQFIAGVHSTGIYCRPSCPAVAPKPRNVRFYRTAAAAHEAGLRACKRCQPDAVPGSPEWNLNDDLASRAMRLIADGVVERDGVEGLSTRLGYTSRHLTRVLSAELGAGPLALARAHRAQAARTLLAATELSISDVAFAAGFSSIRQFNDTIQAVYETTPSQLRALARRGAAAHPHGGVERPSALTLRLPTRAPFDGAGLMTFFANHAVAGIETATDTSLERAIRLPGGIARVRLELSDHGILCTAQLARISDVAPLVARVRRLFDLDADSHAIDRALSSDPALADSVARVPGMRLPGSVDTEETLFRTLIGQQISVAAARTVHARVVKELGSDGLFPSAAVLAASGAQVLRGPATRVASILGVAEAIASGDLELDVSTPVDEFTASLMAMPGIGPWTAGYMAMRVLGNSDIMLSSDLVVRQGAGELGLPDTAKALTAYSSRWAPWRSYACMHLWRSRPVQVERKATSP; from the coding sequence ATGTCCTCCCCCACGTTCAGCTTCGATGAGCAATACCGCGCCCTCTGTTCGCGGGATGCTCGCTTCGACGGTCAATTCATCGCTGGCGTGCACTCCACGGGAATCTACTGCCGCCCCAGCTGCCCTGCTGTGGCGCCAAAACCTCGCAATGTGCGCTTCTATCGCACCGCTGCCGCCGCCCACGAAGCGGGCCTACGCGCCTGCAAACGCTGCCAGCCGGATGCCGTTCCCGGCTCGCCCGAATGGAATCTCAACGATGATCTCGCCTCGCGCGCCATGCGACTCATCGCCGACGGTGTTGTCGAACGCGACGGCGTAGAAGGGCTATCGACACGCCTCGGCTACACCAGCCGCCACCTCACACGCGTACTCTCCGCCGAACTCGGCGCCGGTCCGCTCGCACTCGCCCGCGCTCACCGCGCCCAAGCCGCCCGCACCTTGCTCGCCGCGACAGAGCTCAGTATTTCTGACGTTGCGTTCGCTGCCGGGTTTTCCAGCATCCGTCAGTTCAACGACACCATTCAAGCGGTGTACGAAACCACACCGAGCCAACTTCGCGCCCTTGCCCGCCGCGGCGCTGCAGCCCATCCCCACGGTGGCGTCGAACGACCGTCAGCGCTCACGCTTCGTTTGCCCACTCGCGCCCCATTTGACGGCGCCGGGCTCATGACGTTCTTCGCCAACCACGCCGTTGCCGGCATCGAGACTGCTACCGACACCAGCCTTGAGCGCGCCATCCGGCTGCCGGGAGGCATCGCTCGAGTGCGACTTGAACTCAGCGACCACGGCATCCTCTGCACAGCCCAATTGGCCAGAATTTCGGATGTCGCCCCACTCGTCGCCCGCGTGCGTCGTCTCTTCGACCTCGACGCTGACTCGCACGCGATCGATCGCGCGCTGAGCAGCGATCCGGCGCTGGCTGACTCCGTGGCACGCGTTCCCGGAATGCGCCTCCCCGGCAGCGTCGACACCGAAGAGACTCTCTTTCGCACGCTCATCGGCCAGCAGATTTCCGTGGCTGCCGCCCGCACGGTGCATGCCCGCGTCGTGAAAGAACTGGGCAGCGACGGGCTGTTTCCCTCCGCAGCCGTGCTCGCGGCATCCGGAGCACAGGTTCTGCGGGGTCCGGCCACGCGCGTTGCGAGCATCCTCGGGGTCGCCGAAGCCATCGCCTCGGGAGACCTCGAGTTGGATGTCTCGACCCCTGTCGACGAATTCACAGCAAGCTTGATGGCGATGCCCGGAATCGGCCCGTGGACCGCCGGCTACATGGCGATGCGCGTGCTCGGCAACTCCGACATCATGCTCAGCAGCGACCTCGTTGTTCGCCAAGGTGCTGGGGAGTTGGGGCTGCCCGATACCGCGAAGGCTCTCACTGCTTACTCGAGCCGCTGGGCGCCGTGGCGAAGCTACGCGTGCATGCACTTGTGGCGATCGAGGCCCGTACAGGTGGAGCGAAAGGCAACGTCACCGTAG